The DNA sequence CGAACGGATCATGCAGATGACGAACAGCGACATACAGATCAAGCCGTTTGTAATCGCCGGCTTCTCAGGCAGGAAAGACACAAGGATCAGCAGCAGGATGGTCCCGAGCAGTATAATGGTCGAGAACATATCCTTGACGGGGGTTCTCTCATTTAATGTGAATCTCTTCATTGTCCTTTCTGAATACGAAGATGAGAACCAGCGTCGCAATCAGATGCTTTTTCATATTTGACTATCCTTTCACAAGCGGGAGGACTGGTTGACGAATTATTGTAAATATCAGGAATTAGAAAGGCAAAAAGGGTCAGCTCTTAGCGGCCTTGATCAGTCGGCTGATATTTGTCACGGTGTCGCGTAGGTTATCAACAGAAGAAAGCTTCGCCGTCTCGAACGGAACGGCCAAATGGTTGATGCTGAACACGGCGGTCACGCCGTGGCTTAAAACGGCTTGGTAATCCGGCGAGATGTCGCCCGCCACCGCAATCACGGGCACACCGGCTTTTTGCGCATAAGCGCCGATGCCCGAAATTACTTTTCCGTAAGCGCTCTGGCTGTCCACCCTGCCCTCGCCCGTAAAAATATAGTCCGCGTCTTTGATAAGCTCGTCAAACCGAACCGTCTCTAACAGCAGTTTGATGCCCGATTTGAGTTCCGAATTGAAAAATGCGGAAAAGCCCGCGGCAAATCCGCCCGCAGCGCCCCCGCCCTTTAGCGTCAAAATATCTTTCCCGGTCTTTTTTTGTACAATCTCGGCAAAGTGTTTTAAATTCTCGTCAAGCCGCTTGATCATTTCGGGGGTCGCACCTTTTTGCGGCCCGTAGACCGCCGACGCACCTTTTTCGCCGCATAGCGTGTTTTCGACGTCGCAGGCCACGGTGAAACGGCAGTTTTTTGCCGCTTCGCTCATGCCGCTCGCGTCAATATCAGCCAGTTCGGAAAGTCCCCCTCCGGTCGGGTTGATCAAAGTGCCGTCGGCCTTTAAAAATCGGATTCCGAGCGCCGAAAGCGCCCCGACGCCGCCGTCGTTGGTCGCGCTGCCGCCGAGGCCTAGAATAATCTCTTTACAGCCGTGATTTATTGCATCGGCAATCAGTTCGCCCGTGCCGTACGTCGTGGTTTTTTCGGGGTCTTTAACGGTGATGAGCGGCAACCCCGAAGCGGCGGCCATCTCGACCACCGCCGTCTGATTCGGAATAATTACATATTCGGCTTCAACCGGGCGGAAATCCGGGCCTGTGACCGTCTTTTTGATGACCTCCCCGCCGAGGACCGAAAAAAACGCCTGCGCGGTGCCCTCGCCGCCGTCGGCAGCCGGAACAATGATGACTTCACTTTCCGGAAACACCGAACGGATGGCATTCACCGCCGTCTCGCAGGCGGTTTTGCTGGTCATCGTAGATTTGTAGGAATCGATTGCGACGACAAATTTCATAAATTTAATCAATACCCGAGCTCTTCGCCGACAAGAATCACTTTCGTACGATCCTTGTGGCGCTGTTTTGCGCTGATCACATAATTGCAGCAGATTCGCCCGTCGCTTGAACACCCACTACCGAATTCGTCGTTGTCGGCCTCCATGCAGACGCCCTTTTCGTGGCAGAAGGTCTCGCAGTTCAAGCGCATGCAGTTGCAGGGCGCGGCCATGGTCTTGACCCGCTTGGCGGCCGCTTCGATATCCGGCACAATCTTGTTGTACCCCGCCACCACGACGACACTTTTTGGCCCGTATAATAACGCCGCAGTCCGGTTGGAGTTGCCGTCCACGTTATAAAGCTTTCCGTCGAGCGTGATCGCATTTGCCGAGCACAGAAACACATCCGCGTCAAAGGTCTTCACATAGACCTCCCGAATCTGTTCTTTAGAGAGCCCCGGAACCGCCCGGTCGAGGTAGTTGTATTTACCGCTGCGTAACAAGGCGATGATGCCGCATTCGTCAAGCGTGACCGAACCGCCGGACGCGACGGTATCACCTTCACTCAATAGTGATTTGGCGATTTCGAGCACCTCATTGCGGTCTTTGGCGTAATACCCTTGCATGTTGTTTTTGCCGAGCGCGGCAATGACCTTTTCGATCTGTATTTGAATCAATTTGCTTTTAATTACGTTCATATTTTCACCCGATTAAATTCTCAATCACCGCAAGTTCTTCCTCTTCGAAAGCGAGGTTTTTGAGTGCGCCCGCGTTCTCCGTAATCTGTTCGGGTCTGCTTGCGCCGATCAATACCGAAGTGACTTTTCGCAGATTGTAACATAACGCCATCTGCGAGAGCGACTGTCCGCGCGTTTTGGCGATCTCGTTGAGCTGTACAGCGATTTTCAACTGTGCCTGCTGCTGATCGGTCAGAGGTTTATCGAATTTGCCGCTCAAATATTTTGAGGTCAGCATCCCGCGCTCGAGCGGCGAATAGGAGATCGAGCCGATGCTGAGTTCATCCAGCGTCTCGAACAACCCGGCCTTCTCCGGGTTCCGATAGAGCATCGAATAACGCGGCTGGCAAATCAGGCAGTGCATATGGTGTTTATTGAGTTCCGCCTCAGCTTTAACGGCCTGCACGGGGTTGTAGTTCGAAATGCCGACGTACAGCGCCTTGCCCTGCCGGACGATGTCGGCAAGCGCCCCCATAGTCTCTTCAATCGGGTCGTCGTCGGACGCGCGGTGGTGATAAAAAATATCGACATAGTCGAGCCCGAGGTTTTTCAAACTGCGGTCGAGCGAGGCCATCAGATATTTGCGGCTGCCCCAGTCGCCGTACGGGCCTTCCCAACCGAAATAACCGGCTTTGGTCGAAATCAGCAATTCGTCCCGGTGCGCAGAAAAATCGTTTTTCAAGTGTTTTCCGAGGTTGATCTCGGCGGACCACGGCGGTGGGCCGTAGTTGTTGGCTGCGTCGAAATGGGTAATTCCGAGGTCAAACGCGGTACGCAGCATCTGCGCCTGAACCCCGAAATCGGAATTGTCGCCGAAGTTGTGCCAAATTCCCAACGAAATCAGCGGCAGCTTCAGTCCGCTCCTGCCGCATCTTTGATAGGGCATTTTGGTATATCGGTCGCTGTCCGGTATATAAATATCGGCCATTTATTTTCTCCTTTATAAGAGCCCGAGCTTTAAAAGTCCCTGCGCCGAGCGTGCGCAGCTGTCGAGCACCGGCATGGTATAGCCCTCCTGCTCTACGATAAAGTGCTTGATGCCGATCTGCTTGCCTGTCGTAATCAGCGATTTGAAATCAATGATGCCATCGCCGAGCTCGACGTTTTTCTTTTCACCGTTGATCACTGCCAGCTCTTTGAGGTGCATTAACACTTCTCTTCCGGCGTACTTTTTCACATATTCCATCGGGTCTGCGCCTGCGAACGTCACCCAATAGACGTCGAATTCAAACGTGACCTTTTTGTCGGTCTCCTCGGCAAGCAGGTCGATGAAGCGTTTGCTCCCCGCCATGCGGACAAACTCATAATCATGGTTGTGATAGCCGATGGTTACGCCGCTTTTCGCGGCTTTTTCGGCGGCGTTCGAGAGCAGTTCGGCGATCTTTTTGACGTCGTCCGCTGTCTGCATTCCGCCGCCCGCAAGCACGATGTTTTTGCTTCCGGTTGCAAGGTTATATTCAATCTGTTCATCAAGGTCTTTGCCGACGCCGTCGGGTCCCACATGCGTGCTGACGGCTTTCAGTCCGCTGTCGTCGAGGATTTTTTTCATCTCGGCGGCTTTCAAATCATAATACCCGGCAAATTCGACCTCGGTATAGCCCATCTTGCCGACCTTTTTTAAAGTACCCGCCACGGCGTCCTTGATGACGTCGCGCAGCGAATAAAGCTGAATTCCGAATCCCATGATAATGTCTCCTTCTAAATCCTTGGTTTTAATTTATTCTAACACGCTATTGCCGTTTTGACAATTGCAATTTCACTTCCTGAAATATTGAACTACCTTGTTTTCCGAATCCGATACCATTTCGAGCAACGTCTCGCCGGTCAGAATTTCGGCGGTGTTTGTTGCATGATCCGTGAGCCGCACAAAGGTCTTGCAAAGAATATAATTTTTAATTCGCAGCATGTTCATCGGGTCATAACCGGTGATCGTGAAATCACCGCTCTTTAACGACTTGAAAAGCCGCATAAACTCCTCGATCTCGCTCTCGTGCTTCGCCCGTACGGTCAAAATCAATTCTTTAACGCAGCCGATGTCGCCGACCGTTGATAAATCTCTCGGTAAATCCGGTTCGAAATTCGCCGCAATCAGCCGCCAAACGGGTTCTTTTGCCCCCGTGATTTCATAGTAAAAATCTATTCCCATGTCTTTTGCCGTTAACAGCAAAATCACTCCGGCGTAATACGAAATCTTGCGGATATCAAGCTGCAGCGGAGCAAGCTTGCGCAGTTTCCCGGTGTAGTCCCTGCACCGCTGGGCGTATTTTTCTTCCGAAATCATTTTCAGCGCCGAAGTGCCCATATAGTCGGCCATTCCCTCAAGCGTTTCTGTCCGATATTCGCATTCGACCATATCGCCGATCAGGCCTTCGCGTTTTTGCCTCAGGCCGCAAATCTCATTTAAATATAACCGCTTCTGCGCCGCGTCCGCTGTTTCGTAAGCGTCCGCAAGCAGATGGTTCTCGGCGAATTTGAGGTTGAAATTCTCGGGGTCATATGGATATCGGATCGTCTTCAAATCGTGCGGATACCGCTTTTCGCCGTTTTCCTGCTGAAACGCGTGAAACATCTCATGCACCATATCGGCTGCCAGCGTCTCGGCATCCTCTGCCGAAGGGTCGCCAGTGATATTCCATATGGCGAGCCGTCCGCCCTCATATACAATCGCCGTGTTGCCGAAAAACCGATCGTCGCGCGCGATTTCTCCGTTTTCCAGATACACGGTTTTCTCATCATATAGCGCAAACGGATATCGGTGAAACCCCTTCCACAATCTTTCGAAATCAACCCGCTTCAAGTTTTCAGAAATCTTTCCAATAAGTTCCCGCATAAAAATCTGATCTCCTTTCACTGTTTTCTGTAAGCCGCCGGAGCGAGTCCGGTGAAATTTTTGAATGCCCGCGAAAAATAAAAACCGTCCGAAAAGCCGGTGCACTCGCTGATTTCTCCGATGGAAAGCCCGGTGGTCTTCAACAGTTCCCGGGCTTTTTCGAGCCGATATCGGAGCAGATAGGTCTGCGGCGGATATCCGGTGGTTTGGTTGAACAGCTTTGAAAAATAACTGCGTTCCAAC is a window from the Oscillospiraceae bacterium genome containing:
- a CDS encoding glycerate kinase; protein product: MIKFMKFVVAIDSYKSTMTSKTACETAVNAIRSVFPESEVIIVPAADGGEGTAQAFFSVLGGEVIKKTVTGPDFRPVEAEYVIIPNQTAVVEMAAASGLPLITVKDPEKTTTYGTGELIADAINHGCKEIILGLGGSATNDGGVGALSALGIRFLKADGTLINPTGGGLSELADIDASGMSEAAKNCRFTVACDVENTLCGEKGASAVYGPQKGATPEMIKRLDENLKHFAEIVQKKTGKDILTLKGGGAAGGFAAGFSAFFNSELKSGIKLLLETVRFDELIKDADYIFTGEGRVDSQSAYGKVISGIGAYAQKAGVPVIAVAGDISPDYQAVLSHGVTAVFSINHLAVPFETAKLSSVDNLRDTVTNISRLIKAAKS
- a CDS encoding lactate utilization protein; protein product: MNVIKSKLIQIQIEKVIAALGKNNMQGYYAKDRNEVLEIAKSLLSEGDTVASGGSVTLDECGIIALLRSGKYNYLDRAVPGLSKEQIREVYVKTFDADVFLCSANAITLDGKLYNVDGNSNRTAALLYGPKSVVVVAGYNKIVPDIEAAAKRVKTMAAPCNCMRLNCETFCHEKGVCMEADNDEFGSGCSSDGRICCNYVISAKQRHKDRTKVILVGEELGY
- a CDS encoding aldo/keto reductase, which codes for MADIYIPDSDRYTKMPYQRCGRSGLKLPLISLGIWHNFGDNSDFGVQAQMLRTAFDLGITHFDAANNYGPPPWSAEINLGKHLKNDFSAHRDELLISTKAGYFGWEGPYGDWGSRKYLMASLDRSLKNLGLDYVDIFYHHRASDDDPIEETMGALADIVRQGKALYVGISNYNPVQAVKAEAELNKHHMHCLICQPRYSMLYRNPEKAGLFETLDELSIGSISYSPLERGMLTSKYLSGKFDKPLTDQQQAQLKIAVQLNEIAKTRGQSLSQMALCYNLRKVTSVLIGASRPEQITENAGALKNLAFEEEELAVIENLIG
- a CDS encoding sugar phosphate isomerase/epimerase gives rise to the protein MGFGIQLYSLRDVIKDAVAGTLKKVGKMGYTEVEFAGYYDLKAAEMKKILDDSGLKAVSTHVGPDGVGKDLDEQIEYNLATGSKNIVLAGGGMQTADDVKKIAELLSNAAEKAAKSGVTIGYHNHDYEFVRMAGSKRFIDLLAEETDKKVTFEFDVYWVTFAGADPMEYVKKYAGREVLMHLKELAVINGEKKNVELGDGIIDFKSLITTGKQIGIKHFIVEQEGYTMPVLDSCARSAQGLLKLGLL